In Nycticebus coucang isolate mNycCou1 chromosome 5, mNycCou1.pri, whole genome shotgun sequence, the DNA window GGTCCATGGGTAAAAATGGTCAGATTTGGGGGGCTGTAATCAGTTGTGTGTAGTAAGATGGTTTTAATCAATTTTGGTTGCTTTAATACAATCATTCCTTGGGAGGATGATTCTAGGATGTCCCACAGACaacaaaatccacagatgctcaagtccctgatacaCAATGGTGCAGTATTTGTACATCTGTGTGCTTAaaccatctctagattacttagaatacctaatacaatgtagaTGCTGTGAAAATTATTAAACTATATTGTgtagggaataatgacaaaagaaaagtctgtacatgttcaatacagatgtaatttttttcagtCTGCATGGTTGAATTCATAGGTATAGGGTCCATGGGTATACATACCACGTTGAGCATCCAACTTCCAAGCAAACAAACACTTTTCTTGaatgcctattttaaaattttttaaatatattgtgaTTTTAGGAATGTATTGTTTACTTAGTAAGCATTTATTGACTGCCTTGCCTTGAGGCAGGcacttaaatatttttcagtgttATAACATATTAAAGTAGGTTTGACTCTCCTTTGCACAGAACTGAATGACTTCATCATTCAACTTGACGAAGAAGTAGAAGGTATGCAGAGTACCATTCTAGTTCTTCAGCAGCAACTGAAGGAGACTCGCCAGCAGTTGGCTCAGTACCAACAGCAGTCTCAAGCCTCGGCCCCAGGTACCAGCAGGACTACTTCTGAACCTGTAGAACAGGCAGAGGCCACAAGTAAAGACTGCAGTCGGCTGGCAAACGGACCAAGTAACAGCAGCTCCTCCCGTCAGAGGACGTCTGGGTCTGGATTTCACAGGGAGGGGAACACAGCTGAAGATGGCTTTCCTTCTTCTCCAGGGAATGGTAATAAGGCCTCCAACAGCTCAGACGAGAGAACTGGCAGAGGAGGTAGTAGTTACGTAAACCAACTCAGTGCGGGGTATGAAAGTGTAGACTCTCCCACGGGCAGTGAAAACTCTCTCACACACCACTCAAATGACACCGACTCCAATCATGACCCTCAAGAGGAGAAAGCAGTGAGTGGGAAAGGTAACCGAACTGTGGGTTCCCGCCACGTTCAGAATGGCTTGGACTCGAGTGTAAATGTACAGGGTTCAGTTTTGTAATATTTTTCCAGCAAATTTTTATACAGTGTCATTTAATTTGGGAGAGGATACTGTCCAAAAAATTAATGCATACTTTTGTCAAAATTTGCCTTTTTG includes these proteins:
- the WTAP gene encoding pre-mRNA-splicing regulator WTAP isoform X2 → MRLATKEQEMQECTTQIQYLKQVQQPSVAQLRSTMVDPAINLFFLKMKGELEQTKDKLEQAQNELSAWKFTPDSQTGKKLMAKCRMLIQENQELGRQLSQGRIAQLEAELALQKKYSEELKSSQDELNDFIIQLDEEVEGMQSTILVLQQQLKETRQQLAQYQQQSQASAPGTSRTTSEPVEQAEATSKDCSRLANGPSNSSSSRQRTSGSGFHREGNTAEDGFPSSPGNGNKASNSSDERTGRGGSSYVNQLSAGYESVDSPTGSENSLTHHSNDTDSNHDPQEEKAVSGKGNRTVGSRHVQNGLDSSVNVQGSVL